One genomic segment of Cryptococcus neoformans var. neoformans JEC21 chromosome 8 sequence includes these proteins:
- a CDS encoding expressed protein, translated as MSSPIHQYLFSPPPSPPSRGPRSKLDPNHGLTSVKSLLLPSEFIPQYSVDGHHRSPPPLKARSSRSPQQERFTLITSVYPSSGHGRHGNGYYAARDLESIPESSTISILSPSCQGLDQEQLQLAPPINLVSPSTSHFRSFQSAFTVPKPILRLVFLVCIIFTTIAILIFVPSARPPSLFLGDIAKRIALVPEAQYVNVNVDVNALEWEGMGEEREYQPPHKKTAWMLKGIRPKKETEVNKEVQAVEKVKEVEKMVQLQAQQHHALPPPKITRPALRPRPIPASHELLALQSYILASQYNVLSESIDPSKPLDANTILGISAAARKFGGEGGLASMNGKEGKEKAEGEEEWLKDIESEWDDEVVVWFGGNGRKQLPHDVIDIIASSHSTNRHITYIPLHSRPDREIILSILARLGLPAAADSPIVMIGNEPILGDLETLEEMRLSGELEKKLSKIGWKKVKEERKKKKLKMAVVKKKEKGMIEEMRELAGR; from the exons CGCGTGGCCCACGATCTAAACTTGATCCCAATCACGGTCTGACTTCGGTCAAATCTTTGTTGTTGCCTTCCGAGTTTATTCCTCAATATTCCGTCGATGGCCACCACCGCTCACCACCACCCCTCAAAGCTCGCTCTTCACGTAGCCCTCAGCAAGAACGCTTCACTCTCATTACTTCTGTctacccttcttctgggCACGGACGACATGGAAATGGTTATTATGCTGCCCGAGATCTTGAGTCTATTCCTGAGAGTTCGACAATCAGCATCTTGTCCCCTTCATGCCAAGGTTTGGACCAGGAGCAGCTACAGCTCGCACCACCAATCAACCTTGTCTCACCTTCTACTTCACACTTCCGCTCTTTCCAATCCGCATTTACGGTCCCGAAGCCAATCTTGCGACTTGTTTTCTTGGTTTGCATTATTTTCACAACCATCGCTATTCTCATCTTTGTCCCCTCCGCCAGGCCACCCAGTCTTTTCCTGGGAGATATAGCGAAACGAATCGCACTCGTTCCGGAAGCTCAATATGTCAATGTCAACGTCGATGTAAACGCGTTAGAGTGGGAGGggatgggagaggagagggaataTCAGCCACCTCATAAAAAAACGGCGTGGATGTTGAAAGGGATTAGGCCAAAGAAGGAAACTGAGGTGAATAAGGAAGTCCAGGCGGTCGAAAAGGTCAAGGAagttgagaagatggttCAATTGCAAGCTCAACAACACCATGCTCTTC CTCCTCCAAAAATTACCCGCCCAGCTCTTCGCCCCCGACCCATCCCAGCCTCACATGAACTCCTCGCTCTTCAGTCGTACATCCTTGCTTCACAGTATAACGTCTTATCTGAGAGCATTGACCCCTCGAAACCGCTGGATGCGAACACAATACTTGGTATTAGTGCAGCAGCGAGGAAGTTTGGTGGAGAGGGGGGGTTGGCGAGCATGAACGGtaaggaagggaaagagaaagcagagggggaggaggagtggTTGAAGGATATTGAGAGTGAATGGGACGATGAGGTCGTCGTTTGGTTTGGCGGTAATGG ACGTAAGCAACTCCCGCACGACGTAATCGATATCATCGCCTCTTCCCACTCAACCAACCGACATATCACTTATATCCCTCTCCACTCCCGGCCAGACCGTGAGATCATCCTCTCTATCCTAGCCCGTCTCGGTCTGCCTGCTGCGGCGGACTCGCCAATCGTCATGATCGGCAATGAGCCCATTTTGGGAGATCTGGAGACTCTTGAAGAGATGCGTCTCTCAGGAGaactggagaagaagttgagtAAGATTGGGTGGAAGAaagtgaaagaggagaggaagaagaagaagctgaagatggcagtggtcaagaagaaggaaaagggcatgatcgaggagatgagggagTTGGCTGGGCGATAA
- a CDS encoding chromatin binding protein, putative produces the protein MSTVTFENIFHGDSADLGKLRFNPVGFGWKAYQSEDNNPTTYNGSDIRHATWFRVARHFQLRLGMRNSEKPRISFDGFKRDDLDKIKRTLQEYFNITLETRDTSLKGWNWGEAQVKGSDLVFQVQGKTAFDVPLSQVANSNIAGKYEVALEFNPPSNYKFDPKDLNKRPPDEMVEMRFYIPGKSMKKAGSDAGSGGEETELDEEGNEVSAADAFHSLIKEKADIGAVVGDSIVVFEDCLILTPRGRFSIEVYADSIRLVGKSTDHRVPFTSIHRIFLLPKLDDLHVQLVLGLDPPIRQGATRYPFLVAQWPKDEVVNAELNLTDEELAQYPDLEKTYEATTFQVVSRVLKALTGKKVTPPGSLRNAQGLNGIRANVKAVQGELYFLEKGLIFISKQPILIDFSKTDSISFSRVGGGVASARTFDMRVVSKTGGADHVFSAINKQEVGPISSFLQSKNIRLKNEMEEAIVDIDEPFSDDDEEMESPSEDERPSKAKNDKSKTKPVKKAADDDEDESDDEDFEDESSDGGSPSESDSDDDSGMASDASDPMMEELRKKTQAKRTKAKETSGSGSEDEKPKKKKAKKDDDE, from the exons ATGTCCACAGTGACCTTTGAAAATA TCTTTCACGGTGATTCTGCCGACTTGGGAA AGCTCCGTTTTAACCCCGTTGGATTTGGGTGGAAGGCGTACCAGAGCGAGGACAACAACCCCACAACTTATAATGGTTCGGATATCAGGCATGCCACCTGGTTCCG AGTCGCCCGTCATTTTCAGCTTCGACTGGGTATGCGAAACTCTGAAAAGCCTCGGATCTCGTTTGACGGTTTCAAGAGAGAT GACTTGGATAAGATCAAGCGGACTCTCCAGGAATATTTCAACATCACGCTTGAGACTAGAGATACGAGTTTGAAGGGATGGAACTGGGGTGAGGCGCAAGTGAAAG GGAGTGATCTAGTCTTCCAAGTTCAAGGCAAAACCGCATTCGACGttcctctctctcaagTCGCCAACTCCAACATTGCCGGCAAGTACGAAGTCGCGCTCGAATTCAACCCTCCTTCCAATTACAAATTTGATCCCAAAGACCTCAATAAGCGTCCTCCTGACGAAATGGTTGAGATGCGTTTCTACATTCCCGGAAAGAGTATGAAAAAGGCTGGTAGCGATGCTGGTAGTGGTGGCGAGGAGACGGAATTGGATGAGGAGGGTAATGAAGTCAGTGCCGCGGATGCGTTCCACAGTTTgatcaaggaaaaggcggaCATTGGAGCTGTCGTCGGGGATAGCATTGTGGTGTTTGAAGACTGTCTAATCTTGACACCCAG AGGCCGATTCTCTATCGAAGTTTACGCCGACTCCATCCGACTAGTTGGTAAATCCACCGACCACCGAGTCCCATTTACTTCTATTCACCGgatctttcttcttcccaagctTGACGATTTGCACGTTCAGCTCGTTCTTGGTCTCGACCCTCCTATTCGACAAGGCGCTACTCGATACCCCTTCCTTGTCGCACAGTGGCCCAAGGATGAGGTCGTCAATGCGGAACTCAATCTCACAGA TGAGGAGCTCGCACAATACCCTGACTTGGAGAAGACTTATGAAGCGACCACCTTCCAGGTCGTCTCTCGTGTGCTCAAAGCATTGActggaaagaaggtgaCCCCCCCCGGAAGCTTGAGAAA CGCTCAAGGCCTCAACGGTATCAGAGCTAACGTGAAGGCCGTCCAAGGAGAACTCTACTTCCTCGAAAAAGGCCTGATTTTCATCTCCAAACAACCCATTCTTATCGATTTCTCCAAAACCGATAGTATTTCATTTTCCCGTGTCGGCGGCGGTGTCGCTTCCGCCCGAACATTCGACATGCGCGTCGTATCCAAGACCGGAGGCGCTGACCATGTGTTCAGCGCTATCAACAAGCAAGAAGTCGGACCGATCAGCTCGTTTTTGCAGTCGAAGAATATCCGACTCAAGaatgagatggaggaggcgaTTGTTGATATCGATGAGCCGTTTagcgacgacgatgaggagatggaaagtccttctgaagacgagagaccatcgaaggcaaagaatgACAAATCGAAGACTAAGCCTGTGAAGAAAGCAgccgatgacgatgaagatgagtcTG atgatgaagactttgaagatgaaTCTTCTGACGGCGGCTCACCAAGTGAATCTGACTCTGACGACGATTCTGGCATGGCTTCAGATGCAAGCGACCCtatgatggaagaactGCGGAAGAAGACTCAAGCGAAGCGaacaaaggcaaaggagacaagtgggagtggaagtgaggatgagaagccgaagaagaagaaggcgaagaaggatgacgatgaataG